A region from the Mucilaginibacter sp. CSA2-8R genome encodes:
- a CDS encoding DUF3467 domain-containing protein: protein MEEINEGQLNIELTEEIAEGVYSNLAVITHSNAEFVVDFIRIMPGIPKAKVKSRIILTPEHAKRLLSALEDNVEKYEAANGRIKVQSENPGFPINFGGTVGQA from the coding sequence ATGGAAGAAATAAATGAGGGGCAACTAAATATTGAATTAACAGAGGAAATTGCAGAAGGAGTATATTCAAACCTTGCCGTAATAACACACTCCAATGCCGAATTTGTAGTTGATTTTATCAGAATTATGCCTGGTATACCTAAAGCAAAAGTTAAATCCCGTATTATACTTACTCCCGAGCATGCTAAGCGTTTGTTATCGGCCCTAGAAGATAATGTCGAGAAATATGAAGCAGCGAATGGTCGCATCAAAGTACAATCCGAAAACCCAGGTTTTCCGATAAATTTTGGCGGCACAGTCGGTCAAGCTTAG
- a CDS encoding WcaI family glycosyltransferase: MNSKNVLLISHNYAPEPTGIGKYNGEMIDWLAKNGYNCTVVTTFPYYPQWKVQEPYTNRWFKKEIVNNPSSGTKVTVYRCPSYIPSQPSGKKRMVQDLSFWISKSWVILKLLMLSKRFDLIITVAPPFHLAYLGLMVRNFTGGKILYHIQDLQIEAAQDLGMLSNNKLLDKLYEVEANILSKVDFVSTISEGMIEKVAAKVDKEVIFFPNWADTSFFYPIADRESLKTSWGFNADDLVVLYSGAIGEKQGLENVIHAADLLRNETKIKFIICGSGPYKERLVEMANEKNLTNLIFMPVQDKDKFNEFLNMADLHLVLQKANAGDLVMPSKLTTILAVGGASIVTCLPGTSLHNLLSKYNLGYIIEPESYELLAQKIKEIQHQQGDTEQKCGNAREYAIKYLNIDNVMGSFVEKVFGAQAVPAQLN; this comes from the coding sequence ATGAATTCGAAAAACGTTTTGTTGATCAGTCATAATTATGCACCGGAGCCTACAGGCATTGGTAAGTACAATGGCGAAATGATTGACTGGTTGGCAAAAAATGGCTATAACTGCACAGTTGTCACCACCTTTCCGTACTATCCGCAATGGAAGGTACAGGAACCCTATACCAATCGGTGGTTTAAAAAAGAAATTGTAAATAATCCATCAAGCGGTACAAAAGTTACTGTTTATAGATGCCCATCTTATATTCCGTCGCAACCAAGCGGTAAAAAGCGCATGGTACAGGATTTATCATTTTGGATTTCAAAGTCGTGGGTGATTTTGAAACTTCTAATGCTTTCTAAAAGATTTGATTTAATTATTACAGTTGCGCCGCCTTTCCATCTGGCGTACCTGGGTTTAATGGTTAGAAATTTTACTGGGGGTAAAATCTTATATCATATTCAGGATTTACAAATCGAAGCTGCTCAGGATTTGGGAATGCTGTCTAACAATAAATTGTTAGATAAGCTGTACGAGGTAGAAGCAAACATCCTTTCTAAAGTTGATTTTGTGAGTACCATATCCGAGGGGATGATTGAAAAGGTGGCTGCCAAAGTTGATAAAGAAGTAATATTTTTTCCTAATTGGGCTGATACTTCTTTCTTTTATCCCATTGCAGACCGCGAAAGCTTAAAAACATCATGGGGATTTAATGCTGACGATTTGGTGGTGCTTTACTCGGGCGCTATAGGGGAAAAGCAGGGTTTAGAAAACGTAATTCATGCCGCAGACCTATTACGGAACGAAACAAAAATTAAGTTTATTATCTGCGGATCTGGCCCATACAAAGAAAGGTTAGTTGAGATGGCTAACGAGAAAAACTTAACTAACTTGATTTTTATGCCTGTACAGGACAAGGATAAGTTTAACGAGTTTTTGAACATGGCTGATTTACATTTGGTACTGCAAAAAGCAAACGCAGGAGATTTAGTAATGCCATCAAAATTAACTACTATATTGGCCGTTGGTGGTGCGAGTATAGTAACTTGTTTGCCTGGTACCTCACTGCACAACCTACTAAGCAAATATAATCTCGGTTACATCATCGAGCCTGAGAGTTACGAACTGTTAGCCCAAAAGATAAAAGAAATTCAGCATCAGCAAGGCGATACAGAGCAGAAATGCGGCAATGCCCGTGAATATGCAATCAAATATTTGAACATTGACAATGTAATGGGCAGCTTTGTCGAAAAGGTATTTGGCGCACAGGCAGTGCCGGCACAGTTAAATTAA
- the gmd gene encoding GDP-mannose 4,6-dehydratase, with the protein MKKALLTGITGQDGAYLTELLLSKGYEVHGIKRRSSLFNTDRIDHLYQDPHEANPRLVLHYGDLSDSTNLIRIIQQVQPDEIYNLGAMSHVKVSFDTPEYTANADGIGTLRLLEAIRILGLEKKTKIYQASTSELYGLVQAVPQSETTPFYPRSPYAVAKMYAYWITVNYREAYGIYACNGILFNHESPLRGETFVTRKITRAVSKIAMGLQDKLYLGNLDAQRDWGHAKDYVEAMYLILQQDEPTDYVIATGVTTHVRDFVKMAFAEVGITVEFKGEGVDEKGYIVSCSNPEFQVAEGTEVVAVDPKYFRPTEVELLIGDPTKSKTKLGWEPKYDLKGLVSEMVAADVELFQREKLLKESGYKIKNQFE; encoded by the coding sequence ATGAAAAAAGCGTTGCTTACGGGCATAACAGGTCAGGATGGAGCCTATTTAACTGAGTTACTACTCAGTAAAGGATACGAAGTTCACGGCATCAAACGTCGTTCTTCTTTGTTCAATACCGATCGTATTGATCACCTTTATCAAGATCCGCATGAGGCCAATCCAAGACTGGTATTACATTACGGCGATTTATCAGACTCAACTAACCTTATCCGTATTATTCAGCAAGTACAACCCGACGAGATTTATAATTTAGGTGCAATGTCGCACGTAAAGGTTAGTTTCGATACTCCTGAATATACAGCTAACGCTGATGGTATTGGTACCTTGCGTTTGTTAGAAGCTATCCGTATTTTAGGTTTAGAGAAAAAAACTAAAATTTACCAAGCTTCTACTTCTGAGCTTTATGGTTTGGTACAAGCCGTTCCTCAATCAGAAACTACTCCGTTTTATCCACGCAGCCCTTACGCTGTAGCCAAAATGTACGCTTACTGGATTACCGTAAATTACCGCGAGGCTTATGGTATTTATGCCTGTAACGGTATTTTATTTAACCACGAAAGTCCCCTGAGAGGCGAAACGTTCGTAACCCGTAAAATTACACGCGCTGTGTCTAAAATTGCTATGGGTCTGCAGGATAAATTATACCTGGGCAACCTGGACGCTCAACGCGACTGGGGACATGCCAAAGACTACGTAGAGGCTATGTACCTGATTTTGCAACAAGATGAGCCTACCGATTACGTTATTGCTACAGGCGTAACCACTCATGTACGCGATTTTGTTAAAATGGCATTTGCTGAGGTAGGCATTACTGTAGAATTTAAAGGTGAAGGTGTTGACGAAAAAGGTTATATCGTATCTTGTTCAAATCCTGAATTCCAGGTAGCCGAAGGTACTGAAGTGGTTGCGGTTGATCCTAAATATTTCCGTCCAACTGAGGTTGAGTTGTTGATTGGTGACCCAACCAAATCAAAAACCAAATTGGGCTGGGAACCTAAGTACGATCTGAAAGGCTTAGTGTCTGAAATGGTTGCTGCTGACGTTGAACTGTTCCAACGCGAAAAATTACTGAAAGAATCAGGTTATAAAATTAAAAACCAGTTCGAATAA
- the rpoC gene encoding DNA-directed RNA polymerase subunit beta', translating to MSYKKDNKIKSNFTTITISLASPESILERSSGEVLKPETINYRTYKPERDGLFCERIFGPVKDYECHCGKYKRIRYKGIVCDRCGVEVTEKKVRRERMGHINLVVPVAHIWYFRSLPNKIGYLLGLPTKKLDLIIYYERYVVIQPGVKETDGISKMDFLTEEEYLDVLDTLPKENQYLDDKDPQKFVAKMGAEALEELLKRIDLDQLSYDLRHQAANETSQQRKNEALKRLQVVEAFRDAKTRIDNNPEWMIVKIVPVIPPELRPLVPLEGGRFATSDLNDLYRRVIIRNNRLKRLIEIKAPEVILRNEKRMLQEAVDSLFDNSRKVNAVKTEGNRALKSLSDILKGKQGRFRQNLLGKRVDYSARSVIVVGPNLKLHECGLPKDMAAELFKPFIIRKMIERGVVKTVKSAKKIVDRKDPLVWDILENVLKGHPVLLNRAPTLHRLGIQAFQPKLVEGKAIQLHPLTCTAFNADFDGDQMAVHVPLGNAAILEAQILMLASHNILNPANGTPITVPSQDMVLGLYYITKGRKTDEKRVVNGQGLSFYSAEEVIIAYNEKKVDLHAFIKVKANVKERDGSIVNKLIETTVGRVLFNQHVPEEVGYINELLTKKSLRDIIGEVVKNTGMARAAQFLDDIKELGFQMAFRGGLSFNLQDVNIPAQKVDLIEQASREVEEVMNNYNMGFITNNERYNQIIDIWTRINNRLTANVMEILSTDNQGFNSVYMMLDSGARGSKEQIRQLAGMRGLMAKPQKSGSGGEIIENPILSNFKEGLSVLEYFISTHGARKGLADTALKTADAGYLTRRLHDVAQDMIVGETDCGTLRGIFTTALKDNEDIVEPLYDRILGRTSLHDVFDPITNEQLVSAGEDIDEEIAKRIENSPLEGIEIRSVLTCESKRGVCALCYGRNLASGKRVQAGEAVGVIAAQSIGEPGTQLTLRTFHVGGTASNIAAESQINARYDGIIEFENVRTVPFETDEDGTVEVVLGRSGEFRIIEPGSNKVIMTNNIPYGSYLYIKDGSKITKGERICSWDPYNAVIISEFAGVAKFDAVLEGITFREESDEQTGHREKVIIDTRDKTKNPVIQITERGGDLIKGYNIPVGAHIAIEEGEKIQTGQVIAKIPRSTGKTRDITGGLPRVTELFEARNPSNPAVVTEIDGVVTLGGVKRGNREITIESKDGQVKKYLVPLSKHILVQDNDFVKAGMPLSDGSISPADILAIKGPAAVQEYLVNGIQEVYRLQGVKINDKHFEVIVHQMMQKVSIEDPGDTRFLEREAVDSWDFMIENDDIYDKKVVVEPGDSTTLKAGQIVSLRRLRDENSSLKRKDQQLVEVRDAIPATSSPILQGITRASLGTKSFISAASFQETTKVLNEAAIAGKRDLMLGLKENVIVGHLIPSGTGLRAYDNIRVGSQEEFDRLMASKTEDVEA from the coding sequence ATGTCTTACAAAAAAGATAATAAAATCAAAAGTAACTTCACCACCATTACCATCAGCTTAGCCTCACCCGAGTCTATCCTGGAGCGTTCGAGCGGTGAAGTTTTAAAGCCAGAAACCATTAACTACCGGACTTACAAACCCGAGCGTGATGGTTTGTTCTGCGAGCGTATTTTTGGTCCGGTAAAAGATTACGAATGTCATTGCGGTAAATACAAACGTATCCGTTATAAAGGCATCGTGTGTGACCGGTGTGGTGTTGAAGTAACCGAAAAAAAGGTACGTCGCGAGCGCATGGGACACATTAACCTGGTGGTTCCGGTTGCGCACATCTGGTATTTCCGTTCGTTACCAAACAAAATTGGTTACTTACTGGGTTTACCAACCAAAAAACTTGACTTAATTATATACTACGAGCGTTATGTGGTAATTCAGCCTGGTGTTAAAGAAACTGACGGAATCTCTAAAATGGATTTCCTGACAGAAGAAGAATACCTTGATGTATTAGATACGTTACCAAAAGAAAATCAGTACCTCGACGACAAAGATCCGCAGAAATTTGTCGCCAAAATGGGTGCTGAAGCTTTGGAAGAGTTATTAAAACGTATCGACTTAGATCAGCTTTCTTATGATCTACGTCACCAAGCAGCTAACGAAACTTCTCAGCAACGTAAAAATGAAGCGTTAAAACGCTTGCAGGTTGTTGAGGCTTTCCGTGATGCTAAAACACGCATTGACAATAACCCTGAGTGGATGATTGTAAAAATCGTTCCGGTTATTCCACCAGAGTTACGTCCGTTGGTGCCGTTAGAAGGTGGCCGCTTCGCTACTTCCGATTTGAATGACCTATACCGTCGTGTTATCATCCGTAACAACCGTTTAAAGCGTCTAATCGAAATTAAGGCTCCTGAAGTAATTTTACGTAATGAGAAACGTATGCTACAGGAAGCTGTGGATTCGTTATTTGATAACTCACGTAAAGTTAACGCTGTTAAAACCGAAGGTAACCGTGCCCTTAAATCACTTTCAGACATCTTGAAAGGTAAACAAGGTCGTTTCCGTCAAAACTTATTAGGTAAACGTGTGGATTACTCTGCCCGTTCGGTAATTGTGGTTGGACCAAACCTTAAATTACACGAGTGTGGTTTACCAAAAGATATGGCTGCCGAGCTGTTTAAACCATTTATCATCCGCAAAATGATTGAGCGTGGTGTGGTTAAAACAGTTAAATCAGCTAAAAAAATTGTTGACCGCAAAGACCCATTAGTTTGGGACATTCTGGAAAACGTATTAAAAGGTCACCCGGTGTTATTAAACCGTGCACCTACGCTGCACCGTTTGGGTATCCAGGCTTTCCAACCAAAACTGGTGGAAGGTAAAGCTATCCAGTTACACCCGTTAACCTGTACCGCATTCAACGCCGACTTTGACGGTGACCAGATGGCTGTGCACGTACCGCTTGGTAATGCTGCTATTCTGGAAGCCCAAATTTTGATGTTGGCTTCGCACAACATTCTTAACCCTGCTAACGGTACGCCAATTACAGTACCATCTCAGGATATGGTTTTGGGTCTTTATTATATTACTAAAGGCCGTAAAACTGATGAAAAGCGTGTAGTAAATGGTCAGGGCTTAAGCTTTTACTCTGCCGAAGAGGTAATTATTGCCTACAATGAGAAGAAAGTTGACTTGCATGCTTTTATCAAGGTTAAAGCTAACGTAAAAGAGCGCGATGGCAGTATTGTTAACAAATTGATTGAAACTACCGTTGGCCGCGTGTTATTTAACCAGCACGTACCTGAAGAAGTAGGTTACATCAACGAACTGTTAACTAAAAAATCACTGCGTGATATTATTGGTGAAGTTGTTAAAAACACAGGTATGGCCCGTGCAGCCCAGTTCTTGGACGACATTAAGGAATTAGGTTTCCAAATGGCATTCCGTGGTGGTTTATCGTTCAACCTGCAAGACGTAAATATTCCTGCTCAAAAGGTTGACCTGATTGAGCAGGCTTCGCGCGAGGTTGAAGAGGTAATGAACAACTACAATATGGGTTTCATTACCAACAACGAGCGTTACAACCAAATTATTGACATCTGGACCCGTATCAACAATCGCTTGACTGCGAATGTGATGGAAATCCTATCTACCGATAACCAGGGCTTCAACTCTGTTTATATGATGCTGGATTCGGGTGCACGTGGTTCTAAAGAGCAGATTCGTCAGTTAGCCGGTATGCGTGGTCTGATGGCCAAACCGCAAAAATCAGGTTCGGGTGGCGAGATTATCGAGAACCCGATCTTATCAAACTTTAAAGAAGGTCTGTCGGTACTAGAATACTTTATCTCTACCCACGGTGCCCGTAAAGGTTTGGCGGATACGGCGTTAAAAACTGCGGATGCTGGTTACCTAACCCGTCGTTTGCATGACGTTGCCCAAGATATGATCGTAGGCGAAACTGATTGTGGAACATTACGCGGTATATTCACCACTGCCCTTAAAGATAACGAGGACATTGTTGAGCCATTATATGATCGTATTTTAGGCCGTACATCATTGCATGATGTATTTGATCCTATTACCAATGAGCAATTGGTATCTGCTGGTGAAGATATTGACGAAGAAATTGCTAAACGCATCGAGAACTCTCCGTTAGAAGGTATCGAGATTCGTTCAGTATTAACTTGCGAAAGTAAACGTGGTGTATGTGCACTTTGCTACGGCCGTAACTTGGCTTCGGGCAAACGTGTTCAAGCCGGCGAGGCGGTGGGTGTTATTGCAGCACAGTCTATCGGTGAGCCTGGTACACAGTTAACCCTGCGTACTTTCCACGTGGGTGGTACTGCATCAAACATTGCGGCAGAATCTCAGATCAATGCACGTTACGATGGTATCATCGAGTTTGAAAACGTACGTACGGTACCTTTCGAAACCGACGAAGATGGTACTGTTGAGGTGGTATTAGGTCGTTCGGGTGAGTTCCGTATCATTGAGCCGGGCAGCAACAAGGTGATCATGACCAACAACATCCCTTATGGTTCTTACCTGTACATTAAAGATGGCAGCAAGATTACCAAAGGTGAACGTATCTGTTCATGGGATCCGTACAACGCCGTAATTATTTCGGAATTTGCAGGTGTTGCCAAATTCGACGCCGTATTAGAAGGTATCACTTTCCGTGAGGAGTCTGACGAGCAAACCGGTCACCGTGAAAAGGTAATTATCGATACCCGAGATAAAACTAAAAACCCGGTTATCCAGATTACAGAGCGCGGCGGCGATTTGATTAAAGGTTATAACATCCCGGTAGGTGCGCACATCGCTATCGAAGAGGGTGAGAAAATACAAACTGGACAAGTTATTGCTAAAATACCTCGTTCAACCGGTAAAACGCGAGATATCACCGGTGGTTTACCACGTGTAACCGAGTTATTCGAGGCACGTAACCCGTCTAACCCGGCTGTAGTAACCGAGATTGATGGTGTGGTAACTTTAGGTGGTGTAAAACGTGGTAACCGCGAAATCACTATTGAGTCGAAAGACGGTCAGGTTAAAAAATACTTGGTGCCATTGTCTAAACACATCCTGGTACAGGATAATGACTTTGTTAAAGCTGGTATGCCATTATCAGACGGTTCAATTTCTCCTGCCGACATCCTGGCTATCAAAGGTCCGGCTGCAGTGCAAGAATACCTGGTTAACGGTATTCAAGAAGTTTACCGTTTGCAAGGTGTGAAAATTAACGATAAGCACTTTGAAGTTATCGTTCACCAGATGATGCAGAAAGTATCTATCGAGGATCCGGGCGATACCCGCTTCCTGGAAAGAGAAGCTGTTGACAGCTGGGACTTCATGATCGAGAACGATGATATTTACGACAAAAAGGTAGTAGTAGAACCAGGTGATTCAACCACGTTGAAAGCTGGCCAGATCGTATCGTTACGCAGATTGAGAGACGAAAACTCTTCATTGAAACGTAAAGATCAGCAACTGGTTGAGGTAAGAGATGCCATCCCGGCAACTTCAAGCCCTATACTGCAAGGTATAACTCGTGCGTCGTTAGGCACTAAGTCGTTCATCTCTGCGGCATCGTTCCAGGAAACAACTAAAGTACTAAACGAGGCTGCCATCGCTGGTAAACGCGACTTAATGTTAGGTTTGAAGGAAAACGTAATTGTTGGTCACTTAATACCATCAGGTACTGGTTTACGCGCTTACGATAACATTCGTGTAGGTTCTCAGGAAGAGTTTGATCGCTTAATGGCGTCAAAAACTGAAGACGTAGAAGCTTAA
- a CDS encoding GDP-L-fucose synthase, which translates to MEKEAKIYIAGHRGMVGSAIMRKLEKEGFTNFVTRNSGDLDLRNQQAVADFFEQEKPDYVFLAAAKVGGIVANNTYRAEFLYDNLQIQNNIIHSSYLNGVKKLMFLGSSCIYPKMAPQPLQEDYLLTGTLEETNEPYAIAKIAGIKMCDAYRSQYGCNYISVMPTNLYGYNDNYHPQNSHVLPALIRRFHEAKEQGAESVTIWGTGSPKREFLFADDLAAACYYLMENYNEPGLVNIGTGEDLSIKELAELVKETVGFEGAIDFDTSKPDGTPRKLMDVSKLHSQGWKHTIDLPEGVSLAYQDFLTKQVVKQ; encoded by the coding sequence ATGGAAAAAGAAGCAAAGATTTACATAGCAGGGCACCGCGGTATGGTGGGCTCTGCTATCATGCGTAAATTAGAAAAAGAGGGCTTTACTAATTTTGTTACGCGTAACTCCGGCGATCTTGATTTACGTAATCAGCAAGCGGTAGCAGACTTTTTTGAACAGGAAAAGCCTGATTATGTATTTTTGGCTGCTGCTAAAGTAGGGGGTATTGTTGCCAACAACACTTACCGGGCCGAGTTTTTATACGACAATTTACAAATTCAAAATAACATCATCCATTCTTCGTACCTAAATGGCGTGAAAAAGCTGATGTTTTTGGGTTCGAGTTGTATTTATCCTAAAATGGCTCCGCAGCCGTTACAAGAAGATTACCTGTTAACAGGTACCTTAGAGGAAACCAACGAGCCTTACGCTATTGCCAAGATTGCTGGTATTAAAATGTGTGATGCTTACCGTTCACAATATGGTTGCAACTACATCTCTGTAATGCCTACCAATCTGTATGGTTACAACGATAACTATCATCCTCAAAACTCTCACGTTTTACCGGCTTTAATCAGAAGGTTTCATGAAGCTAAAGAACAGGGAGCCGAATCAGTAACTATATGGGGAACCGGATCACCAAAAAGGGAGTTTTTGTTTGCCGATGATTTGGCCGCAGCCTGTTACTATCTGATGGAAAATTATAATGAGCCTGGCTTGGTAAATATCGGCACCGGCGAAGATTTATCTATCAAAGAACTGGCAGAGCTGGTTAAAGAAACTGTTGGTTTCGAGGGTGCCATCGATTTTGATACCTCAAAACCAGATGGTACACCACGTAAACTGATGGATGTATCAAAACTTCACAGCCAGGGATGGAAACACACCATCGATCTACCTGAAGGGGTAAGCTTAGCTTATCAAGACTTCTTGACTAAGCAGGTTGTGAAACAATAA
- a CDS encoding UDP-glucose/GDP-mannose dehydrogenase family protein — protein sequence MKIAVVGTGYVGLVTGTCLAETGNDVTCVDINEKKVAMMKEGKLPIYEPGLELLFHRNIEQGRLSFTTNLAEGIKEAKIIFLALPTPPGGDGAADLSYVLGAAGDIAKLLTEYKVIVTKSTVPVGTADKVTAVMQQHAAEGITYAVVSNPEFLREGVAVEDFMKPDRVVVGTTDEKARKLMAELYGPYVRQGNPIVFMDERSSELTKYAANSFLATKISFMNEIANLCELVGADVDMVRKGIGADERIGKRFLFAGIGYGGSCFPKDVQALAKSAEENQYDFKILNSVMDVNEIQKNVLTEKVKKYYNGDLKGKHFALWGLAFKPETDDIREAPALYIIDALVEAGATVTAFDPEGMKNVEQMIGDKVKYADNQYDALKDADALLIVTEWSLFRTPDFTKVESLLKAKVIFDGRNLYDLDKMIDCGFYYNSIGRKVVS from the coding sequence ATGAAAATAGCAGTTGTAGGAACTGGTTACGTAGGTTTAGTTACCGGAACCTGTTTAGCCGAAACCGGTAATGATGTGACGTGTGTTGACATCAACGAGAAAAAAGTTGCGATGATGAAGGAAGGTAAACTTCCTATCTACGAACCAGGCTTGGAGCTTTTATTCCACCGGAATATTGAGCAAGGCCGTTTGTCGTTTACCACCAATCTGGCCGAAGGTATCAAAGAAGCTAAAATTATATTCTTAGCCTTGCCAACCCCTCCGGGCGGTGATGGTGCAGCCGACCTGAGCTACGTACTTGGTGCAGCTGGTGATATTGCCAAGCTTTTAACCGAGTACAAAGTAATTGTTACAAAGTCAACTGTGCCTGTAGGTACTGCTGATAAAGTAACTGCCGTAATGCAGCAGCACGCTGCTGAAGGCATTACTTACGCTGTGGTGTCTAATCCTGAGTTTTTAAGAGAGGGTGTAGCGGTTGAAGATTTTATGAAGCCTGACCGTGTGGTAGTAGGTACTACTGATGAGAAAGCCCGCAAACTGATGGCCGAACTGTACGGCCCATACGTACGTCAGGGTAACCCGATTGTATTTATGGACGAGCGTTCGTCAGAGTTAACCAAATATGCGGCTAACTCTTTCCTGGCTACCAAAATTTCATTCATGAACGAAATTGCTAACTTGTGCGAACTGGTTGGTGCAGACGTGGACATGGTGAGAAAAGGTATTGGCGCTGACGAGCGTATCGGTAAACGCTTCCTGTTTGCAGGTATAGGTTATGGTGGTAGCTGTTTCCCTAAAGACGTACAGGCTTTAGCTAAATCGGCAGAAGAGAACCAATACGACTTTAAAATCCTGAACTCGGTGATGGACGTAAACGAGATTCAGAAAAACGTATTGACCGAAAAAGTAAAGAAATATTACAACGGTGATTTAAAAGGTAAACATTTTGCCCTTTGGGGACTGGCCTTTAAGCCGGAAACTGACGATATCCGCGAGGCTCCTGCATTGTACATCATTGACGCTTTAGTAGAAGCCGGCGCTACTGTAACTGCGTTTGACCCTGAGGGTATGAAAAACGTTGAGCAGATGATTGGCGATAAGGTTAAATATGCTGACAACCAGTATGATGCATTGAAAGATGCTGACGCTTTATTGATTGTTACCGAGTGGTCTCTGTTCCGTACGCCAGACTTTACAAAAGTAGAGAGCCTGTTAAAAGCTAAAGTTATTTTTGATGGCCGTAACCTTTACGACCTGGATAAGATGATTGATTGCGGCTTCTATTACAACTCTATTGGTAGAAAAGTAGTAAGTTAA